In the genome of Segatella copri, one region contains:
- a CDS encoding SLBB domain-containing protein, which produces MKKQFILVLLLALTAGPVMAQSSSMSDDQVMSFVVKEHERGTSNAQIVIKLMQKGVDRSQISRVRDKYERQMKQGGVTGASTEVAGKDASRLRTNNGKTRKDYGSGISQESQNYSNYRVSAEKDANYRHTYDNNDEEYMDFQNELSGIIPDSTLMLKQLLAERNQARKKVFGRDIFNNKELSFEPNMNIATPQNYRLGPGDAVIIDIYGASQKTIQSTVSPDGEVTIEGYGPVNVSGLTVAQANARLRGTLGSRYRSSRVKLTVGQTKTIMVNVMGEVKAPGTYTLSAFATVFHALYMAGGTNDLGTLRNIKVYRNNRLVTVVDIYDYILNGKLTGNVRLSDNDVIVVGPYDCLVTVTGKVKRPMIYEMKKNESVNSILKYSGGFTGDAYKKSVRVNRKTGREYAVYNVGEFDFSSFRVDDGDSISVDSILPRYANTVEVKGAVFRPGMYNLGEQVNSVRTLVEHAEGMTEDAFTNRAVMHRMKKDRTLEVIAVDIAGIMDGKVPDIPLKENDVLFIPTRQDKIQERTITIRGEVQYPGTYQYADNETIEDFVLQAGGLTDKASTVNVSVSRRVADNKAMQPDSVIAKTFTLSLKDGFVVDGTPGFVLMPFDEVMIRKSPGYAEQKNVKIEGEVMFSGSYTLTRRNARLSDLFAKSGGATEQAYIKGARLVRRANAIEKERMRAVLKMQREQQQKNLLQLAASSNGSNLQDVAKGAQSAELEKFNVPDEYPIGIDLAEALKKPGSEADMILREGDRLIVPQYNGTVKINGAVMYANTVAYEKGRSVKSYIDEAGGFASDAQKSKAYIIYMNGKVAKVGHGAKVQPGCEIVIPSKLKRKMSVAETMSLGTSMSSIAAMIATIANLSK; this is translated from the coding sequence ATGAAAAAGCAATTCATTCTCGTATTACTATTGGCATTGACAGCCGGTCCCGTCATGGCTCAGTCATCAAGCATGAGCGATGACCAGGTGATGAGTTTCGTGGTCAAGGAGCACGAACGCGGCACTAGCAATGCACAGATTGTGATCAAGCTGATGCAGAAAGGCGTCGACAGATCGCAGATTAGTCGAGTTCGAGACAAGTACGAACGACAGATGAAACAGGGTGGCGTTACCGGAGCTTCTACCGAAGTAGCCGGCAAGGATGCCTCTCGCCTGCGCACCAACAATGGCAAGACTCGTAAAGATTACGGCAGTGGAATCAGCCAGGAATCTCAGAACTATAGCAACTATCGTGTATCGGCAGAGAAAGACGCCAATTATCGTCATACCTACGATAACAACGATGAGGAATACATGGATTTCCAGAATGAGCTGAGCGGTATTATTCCTGATTCTACCCTGATGCTGAAGCAGCTGCTTGCCGAGCGCAACCAGGCTCGCAAGAAAGTGTTCGGTAGAGACATCTTCAACAACAAGGAATTGAGCTTCGAACCAAACATGAACATCGCTACTCCTCAGAACTATCGTCTGGGGCCTGGCGATGCTGTCATCATCGATATCTATGGCGCTTCTCAGAAAACCATCCAGAGCACCGTTTCTCCTGATGGCGAGGTTACCATCGAGGGATATGGACCAGTGAATGTAAGCGGTCTCACCGTGGCACAGGCCAACGCCAGACTCCGTGGCACACTGGGAAGCCGTTATCGCTCCAGCAGAGTGAAGCTCACAGTGGGCCAGACCAAAACCATCATGGTCAACGTGATGGGTGAGGTGAAGGCACCGGGCACCTATACCCTATCAGCCTTCGCCACCGTATTCCATGCTCTCTACATGGCAGGTGGAACCAACGACCTCGGAACCCTGCGTAACATCAAGGTATATCGCAACAACCGACTCGTTACCGTGGTTGATATCTACGACTACATTCTCAATGGTAAGTTGACAGGCAACGTTCGCCTGAGTGACAACGATGTTATCGTAGTTGGACCATACGACTGCCTCGTCACCGTAACGGGTAAGGTAAAGCGCCCTATGATTTACGAGATGAAGAAGAACGAGAGTGTCAACTCCATCCTCAAATACTCAGGTGGTTTTACGGGTGATGCCTATAAGAAGTCGGTTCGAGTAAACCGCAAGACAGGCAGGGAATATGCCGTATATAATGTAGGAGAGTTCGACTTCTCCAGCTTCCGTGTAGATGATGGCGACTCTATCAGCGTAGATTCCATTCTTCCACGCTATGCCAACACCGTAGAGGTGAAGGGAGCCGTGTTCCGTCCAGGTATGTACAACCTTGGCGAACAGGTAAACAGTGTACGCACCCTTGTTGAGCATGCCGAGGGAATGACAGAAGACGCCTTCACCAACCGTGCCGTGATGCACCGCATGAAGAAGGACCGCACCCTGGAAGTGATTGCCGTAGACATCGCAGGTATCATGGATGGCAAGGTACCTGACATCCCATTGAAGGAAAACGATGTGCTCTTCATCCCTACCCGTCAGGACAAGATTCAGGAGCGCACCATCACCATTCGTGGCGAGGTGCAGTATCCTGGTACATATCAGTATGCGGACAATGAGACCATCGAAGACTTCGTACTTCAGGCAGGTGGCTTAACCGACAAGGCATCTACCGTAAATGTAAGCGTAAGCCGACGAGTAGCGGATAACAAGGCTATGCAGCCAGACAGCGTCATTGCCAAGACCTTCACCCTTTCGTTGAAAGACGGATTCGTGGTAGATGGAACACCAGGTTTCGTACTGATGCCATTCGATGAGGTAATGATTCGCAAGAGCCCTGGCTATGCCGAGCAGAAGAACGTAAAGATAGAAGGTGAAGTGATGTTTAGCGGTTCTTATACCCTGACTCGCCGCAACGCCCGCCTCAGCGACCTCTTTGCCAAATCAGGTGGGGCTACAGAACAGGCATACATCAAGGGTGCCCGACTGGTAAGAAGAGCCAACGCTATAGAGAAAGAGCGCATGAGAGCCGTTCTGAAGATGCAGCGTGAACAGCAGCAGAAGAACCTTCTCCAGTTGGCAGCCAGCAGCAACGGCAGCAATCTGCAGGATGTAGCAAAGGGAGCCCAGAGTGCAGAGCTCGAGAAGTTCAACGTTCCAGATGAGTATCCTATCGGTATCGACTTGGCAGAAGCATTGAAAAAACCAGGCAGTGAGGCCGACATGATTCTGCGTGAAGGCGACCGCCTGATTGTTCCTCAGTACAACGGAACCGTGAAGATCAATGGTGCCGTGATGTATGCCAACACTGTGGCTTACGAAAAAGGCAGAAGCGTGAAGTCATACATCGATGAGGCAGGTGGCTTTGCCAGCGATGCCCAGAAGAGCAAGGCTTACATCATCTATATGAACGGCAAGGTGGCAAAGGTAGGTCACGGGGCCAAGGTACAGCCTGGTTGTGAGATTGTTATCCCATCTAAGCTGAAGCGTAAGATGAGCGTAGCAGAGACCATGAGTCTGGGTACCAGCATGAGTAGCATCGCTGCCATGATTGCAACGATAGCCAACTTGAGTAAATAA
- a CDS encoding AAA family ATPase produces the protein MTSNRNLPLGVQDFEELRKGNYLYVDKTDMVWAIANQRKYNYLSRPRRFGKSLLASTLKCYFEGKKELFEGLKIMSLENDWIKRPVIYLSMSLGGSDAQSLKEYLNERLSYYEKIYGKNPAEQSLGNRFNGIIERAYEQAGTQIAVIVDEYDVPLQHTYETEHHDECRTIYRDFFTGLKDYGYCIKCVFITGITKFTQISLFSTLNTLVNISFEDSLAAVCGITNQELLFYFQKEIAMLSEKCKLSEADTIYEMKSLYDGYHFASNMLNVYNPYSVLSAFSRGKLNSYWIASGSNEMLFKILNKFAKDIPKLDNCLIDADYLEESDVNMIDPKLFLYQAGYLTIKAVDGDTYTLGYPNREAKDMIEMRLQPARNK, from the coding sequence ATGACATCAAATAGAAATTTACCCCTTGGGGTTCAAGACTTTGAAGAACTACGTAAAGGCAACTACCTTTATGTAGATAAGACAGATATGGTCTGGGCAATCGCTAACCAAAGGAAGTATAATTACTTGAGCCGTCCACGACGTTTCGGTAAATCATTGTTGGCATCTACCCTAAAATGTTATTTTGAAGGAAAGAAAGAACTCTTTGAGGGACTCAAGATCATGTCATTAGAGAACGACTGGATCAAACGACCGGTGATTTACCTTAGCATGAGTCTAGGAGGATCAGACGCTCAGTCGTTAAAAGAATATCTCAACGAACGATTGAGCTATTACGAAAAAATCTATGGCAAAAATCCTGCAGAACAATCACTGGGAAACCGTTTCAACGGTATCATTGAAAGAGCATACGAACAGGCAGGTACACAAATTGCAGTCATTGTTGATGAGTACGATGTTCCTCTGCAACATACATACGAGACAGAGCACCATGATGAATGCCGCACGATATATCGTGATTTCTTCACGGGTCTTAAAGACTATGGCTATTGCATCAAATGCGTATTCATAACAGGAATCACAAAGTTTACGCAAATCAGTTTGTTCAGTACTCTGAACACGCTGGTCAACATCAGTTTTGAAGATTCATTAGCTGCAGTTTGCGGTATCACCAACCAAGAACTTCTCTTCTATTTTCAAAAAGAGATCGCAATGTTGTCTGAGAAATGCAAGCTGAGTGAAGCTGATACCATCTATGAGATGAAATCACTTTATGACGGTTATCATTTTGCCTCCAACATGCTAAATGTATATAATCCATATAGTGTATTGTCAGCTTTCTCTAGAGGAAAGCTCAATTCCTATTGGATAGCATCAGGCTCAAATGAGATGCTCTTTAAAATACTGAATAAGTTTGCTAAAGACATACCCAAATTAGACAATTGTCTTATCGACGCAGACTATCTGGAAGAAAGTGATGTCAACATGATAGACCCGAAACTGTTTCTATACCAAGCCGGGTATCTAACGATTAAGGCTGTTGATGGAGACACATATACCTTAGGCTATCCCAATAGAGAGGCAAAGGACATGATAGAGATGCGTTTGCAGCCAGCAAGAAACAAGTAA
- a CDS encoding chain-length determining protein: MPRYYNSTAKLAPELSSFNSSSLGDLASSFGFDIGGSSSNGDAIFPELYPELIQSNDFLTSLFDVKVKSLDGTINTTYYDYLATKQQSPWWSKTIYGIKSWFADKDSTAHANNRVNPFRLTKKQDEIARNIASKVSCSVDKKNYVISISVEDQDPLICATITDTVQSRLQQFITEYRTSKARKDLEYYQKLCADAKSKYEKVRQTYGSYADANNDVILESYKLKENDLENEMQLLYNNYTAMQGQVQQARAKLTLQTPAFTTLQSASVPLKPAGPKRMLFVLGMCIMAFMVITIYSIRKIIFGEKK; this comes from the coding sequence GTGCCAAGATATTACAACAGTACAGCAAAGCTTGCACCTGAGTTGTCTAGTTTTAATTCTAGCTCTTTGGGCGATCTTGCCTCATCTTTTGGCTTCGACATCGGAGGTTCATCTTCTAATGGAGATGCCATCTTCCCTGAACTGTATCCAGAATTGATACAGTCTAACGATTTCCTTACAAGTTTGTTTGACGTTAAGGTCAAGTCACTTGACGGAACAATCAATACCACATATTATGACTACCTTGCCACTAAGCAGCAATCACCATGGTGGTCAAAAACTATATATGGCATCAAATCATGGTTTGCAGATAAGGATTCTACAGCCCATGCCAATAATCGGGTGAATCCATTCAGATTAACCAAGAAACAAGATGAAATTGCACGTAATATAGCAAGCAAAGTATCCTGTTCTGTTGACAAAAAGAACTATGTGATTTCAATTTCAGTAGAAGATCAAGACCCACTGATTTGTGCAACAATAACAGATACGGTACAATCACGCTTGCAGCAGTTTATCACAGAATACAGAACCAGCAAAGCCCGCAAGGACTTAGAGTATTATCAGAAACTCTGCGCTGATGCAAAAAGCAAATACGAGAAAGTGAGACAGACCTATGGAAGCTATGCAGATGCCAACAATGATGTCATTCTGGAATCCTATAAACTGAAGGAAAACGATTTGGAAAACGAGATGCAGTTGCTCTACAACAACTATACAGCAATGCAGGGTCAAGTACAGCAAGCCCGTGCCAAGCTTACTCTCCAGACTCCAGCGTTTACTACCCTTCAGAGTGCCTCTGTACCTCTGAAGCCAGCTGGTCCTAAGAGAATGCTGTTTGTATTGGGAATGTGCATCATGGCATTCATGGTTATAACCATTTATTCTATCAGAAAGATTATCTTTGGTGAAAAGAAATAA
- a CDS encoding oligosaccharide flippase family protein — translation MSDKNKDIQNRSKRIASNTLVLFARMLIITFVNLYTVRWVLAGLGTEDYGIFNAVAGVVTASTCISSVLALSTQRFYSFAMGKGESDRLKEIFSVSLNIVVLIALVLLVLFEIVGPWLISTQLTIPVERMEAAQWILQFSLFSFIFTLLQIPFIGAVFANENMGYYALISTIDCIVKLLIAYCIGMTGGDDLVYYGAALMFEAFMVMLLYVIIARRKYPECKYTIVKKKTLYKELFSFSGWSFYGALAGVGMTQGSTIILNVFFGPIINAAFGIANQIYNAINTLTNSVVIAFRPAMIKAYSSNENGYLEQLFFASSKAILYLLSMVLIPFIFEAETLLTLWLGECTPTMVLFARLYAIYTICMALHNPITTIIQATGNIRKYSMYVESMTILCLPVSWVLFKLGMPSYYVFITMIGLCVLAHIIRLLMLQKSISDLTISKYLMRLVIPGILIISTTTLIVYCVDGLHTNWFLLLLLSFAVSAVSISILLYAVGISKKERSLIKELVNRKLKK, via the coding sequence ATGTCAGATAAAAACAAAGACATACAAAACCGTTCTAAGCGAATAGCGTCCAATACATTGGTGCTATTCGCTAGAATGCTTATTATCACCTTCGTCAATCTCTATACGGTACGTTGGGTATTGGCAGGACTTGGCACAGAAGACTATGGCATCTTCAATGCCGTGGCAGGCGTGGTGACAGCAAGCACATGCATTAGCAGTGTACTTGCCCTATCCACCCAACGCTTTTATTCATTCGCAATGGGTAAAGGAGAATCAGACAGATTAAAGGAGATTTTCTCCGTGAGCCTCAACATAGTCGTGCTGATAGCTCTCGTTCTGTTAGTCCTATTTGAGATTGTTGGTCCCTGGTTGATATCTACACAACTCACCATTCCTGTGGAACGTATGGAAGCGGCACAATGGATTCTTCAGTTTTCCCTGTTTTCTTTCATATTCACCCTCCTGCAGATACCATTCATCGGTGCAGTCTTTGCCAATGAGAATATGGGCTATTATGCTCTGATTTCTACCATCGACTGTATCGTCAAACTTCTCATTGCCTATTGCATCGGCATGACAGGTGGAGACGATTTGGTGTATTATGGAGCAGCATTAATGTTCGAAGCATTCATGGTTATGTTGCTTTACGTTATCATTGCTAGAAGAAAGTATCCGGAATGTAAATATACCATCGTAAAGAAGAAGACTCTATACAAGGAGCTTTTCTCTTTCTCCGGCTGGTCATTCTATGGAGCTTTGGCAGGAGTAGGCATGACGCAAGGAAGCACCATTATTCTGAATGTGTTCTTCGGACCCATCATCAATGCAGCCTTTGGAATCGCCAATCAGATATACAATGCCATCAACACGCTCACCAATAGTGTGGTCATTGCTTTCCGACCTGCGATGATCAAAGCATATTCGTCGAACGAGAATGGATATCTAGAGCAGCTTTTTTTTGCTAGCAGCAAGGCAATACTCTATTTGCTGTCTATGGTTCTCATCCCATTCATCTTCGAAGCAGAGACGTTGCTCACACTTTGGTTAGGAGAATGTACACCTACCATGGTCTTGTTTGCCCGTCTCTATGCAATATATACAATATGCATGGCGTTACATAATCCGATTACCACCATCATACAGGCAACAGGCAACATTCGCAAATACAGCATGTATGTTGAAAGCATGACAATACTATGTCTGCCTGTCAGTTGGGTCTTATTCAAGTTAGGCATGCCATCTTACTATGTGTTCATTACAATGATTGGACTTTGCGTTTTGGCACATATCATCAGATTACTGATGCTACAGAAAAGTATCTCTGATTTAACCATCAGCAAATATCTGATGAGACTGGTAATACCGGGCATTCTGATTATTTCGACAACTACGCTGATAGTGTATTGCGTTGACGGATTGCATACCAACTGGTTTCTTCTGCTCCTCTTGTCGTTTGCCGTTTCTGCAGTAAGCATATCCATCCTATTATATGCAGTGGGCATTTCGAAAAAAGAGAGAAGTCTCATCAAAGAGTTAGTAAATAGAAAATTAAAAAAATAA
- a CDS encoding EpsG family protein, which produces MFLIVAILCYLEDYIRKYQKPLFFLIGLVLIFVAGFREIGLDPDSENYEYTFQHYFKNGTDEMVEPSFLLISYFLGFFTDNVHVLFLLYALFGVSLKMFAFRKLSEFYFVPLLCYISFYYVLHDLTQIRAGVVSGIFLIALHLITENKKKIAFLLLLGGSLIHYSSLTLLPVLFLNNKPFNKKTTILFLCAIPLGYVVYYAGGSILMNPSLPLIGNKLAIYQAAVEKGKITVGINIFDPLHLMSVMLFYYLFLFKDTLTKLCSDFPILLKTSAIGLSLYSALAFLPVLALRTSQLYCIVNILLYTYIMYTFKQKWIGISMIVIISLLMLYVSIPHYGLGMMIMPN; this is translated from the coding sequence ATGTTTCTAATCGTTGCTATACTTTGTTACTTGGAAGACTACATCAGGAAGTATCAGAAGCCATTATTCTTCCTGATAGGTCTTGTGCTGATTTTTGTGGCAGGATTTCGAGAAATTGGTTTGGACCCTGACTCGGAAAATTACGAATATACATTCCAGCATTATTTCAAGAACGGAACAGATGAGATGGTAGAGCCATCCTTTCTGCTCATATCTTACTTTTTGGGATTCTTTACAGACAATGTACACGTTCTGTTCTTGCTCTATGCTTTGTTCGGAGTGTCACTAAAGATGTTTGCCTTCAGAAAATTGAGCGAATTCTATTTTGTTCCATTGCTGTGCTACATCAGTTTCTATTATGTATTGCACGATCTTACCCAGATAAGAGCGGGAGTGGTATCAGGAATCTTCCTTATCGCACTCCATCTCATCACAGAGAACAAAAAGAAAATAGCCTTCCTGCTTTTGCTCGGAGGATCTTTAATACATTATTCATCTTTGACGCTCCTTCCTGTCTTGTTTCTCAACAACAAGCCATTCAATAAGAAGACAACCATTCTGTTTCTTTGCGCCATTCCGCTGGGATATGTCGTATATTATGCAGGAGGTAGCATTCTGATGAATCCGTCACTTCCACTCATCGGTAACAAACTGGCTATCTACCAGGCTGCTGTGGAAAAGGGTAAAATAACGGTAGGCATCAATATATTTGATCCGCTGCATCTCATGTCGGTCATGCTGTTTTATTACCTCTTCCTCTTTAAGGATACGCTGACGAAACTATGCAGTGATTTCCCGATATTGCTCAAGACGTCTGCAATAGGATTATCCCTATATTCGGCACTTGCGTTTTTGCCTGTTTTGGCATTGCGAACCAGCCAGCTGTATTGCATCGTGAATATACTGCTCTATACTTATATCATGTACACTTTCAAACAGAAGTGGATAGGTATCAGCATGATAGTCATCATCTCCCTCCTCATGCTCTATGTGAGCATACCGCATTATGGATTGGGAATGATGATCATGCCTAATTAA
- a CDS encoding glycoside hydrolase family 99-like domain-containing protein, with the protein MEARVIAYYLPQFHPIPENDNVWGPGFTEWTNVAKARPVFHGHYQPRIPADLGFYDLRLPETREQQAQLAREAGVEGFCYWHYWMGNGKRLLQRPFDEVLNSGKPDFPFCLAWANHDWKTNTWKNKGGNQMICEQLYPGDEDYIAHFNYVLKAFKDHRYITVDGKPLFLIFDPYHFKDVRHFMELWRKMAKENGLKGIFFVAMCASTTTVKRNEDGTIRRVMPNLESSADIYNSFLELGFDGINPMGKGRAEMMYQGKYWRIARKAMQKAFPFMPALKYDYPKVMKHFFSPEDNWDNVFPTLFPQWDRTPRAGKHEGIYVNATPENFEHHIEDALQLIKNKPEQRKILFLRSWNEWGEGNYVEPDTKYGHGFLDAIRNTIKK; encoded by the coding sequence ATGGAAGCAAGAGTTATAGCATATTATTTACCACAGTTTCACCCAATCCCTGAAAACGACAATGTCTGGGGACCAGGATTTACAGAATGGACCAACGTAGCCAAAGCCCGTCCTGTATTTCATGGACACTACCAGCCAAGAATACCAGCCGATTTAGGCTTCTATGACCTTCGTCTGCCTGAGACTCGCGAGCAGCAGGCTCAGTTGGCACGTGAAGCAGGTGTAGAAGGATTCTGCTACTGGCATTACTGGATGGGTAACGGCAAGCGCCTGTTGCAGCGTCCATTCGATGAGGTTCTCAATTCCGGCAAACCGGATTTTCCATTCTGCCTGGCATGGGCAAACCATGACTGGAAAACAAATACATGGAAGAATAAAGGTGGCAACCAGATGATCTGTGAGCAATTGTATCCTGGCGATGAAGACTACATTGCCCATTTCAACTATGTGCTCAAAGCATTCAAAGATCATCGTTACATCACGGTAGATGGTAAGCCACTGTTCCTGATTTTCGACCCATATCACTTCAAGGATGTGCGCCACTTCATGGAACTCTGGAGAAAGATGGCAAAGGAGAATGGATTGAAAGGCATCTTCTTCGTTGCTATGTGTGCTTCAACAACAACGGTCAAGAGAAACGAGGACGGCACCATCAGACGTGTGATGCCAAACCTTGAAAGCAGTGCCGACATCTACAACTCATTCCTGGAATTAGGTTTCGATGGCATCAACCCGATGGGAAAAGGTAGAGCCGAGATGATGTATCAGGGAAAGTATTGGCGTATAGCAAGAAAAGCCATGCAGAAGGCATTCCCTTTCATGCCGGCACTGAAGTATGATTATCCTAAGGTGATGAAGCATTTCTTTTCACCAGAAGACAATTGGGACAACGTGTTCCCTACTCTTTTCCCACAGTGGGACCGTACCCCTAGAGCCGGCAAGCACGAAGGTATCTACGTAAATGCTACCCCAGAGAACTTCGAGCATCATATAGAAGATGCATTGCAGCTCATCAAGAACAAGCCTGAACAGAGAAAGATTCTCTTCCTCCGCTCATGGAACGAATGGGGTGAAGGCAACTATGTGGAACCGGATACCAAATATGGTCATGGTTTCCTCGATGCCATCAGAAATACAATTAAGAAATAA
- a CDS encoding glycosyltransferase family 2 protein, translating into MATKISVIIPTYTPKDYLWECLGSLENQTLSKDEFEVILVLNGEREPYESLIRKKLPEYSFTSTLLYSTPNGVSRARNLGMEKAQGCYICFIDDDDWVSDNYLEELLSKACDNGIVEANVKAVNKETGEESEQHFLSRAYRNYQPAKESSRYSNRSFFSSACCKLLPKECINGQRFDTNIKRGEDSIFMYGISWKIKHVKVAAPTCIYYIRKRNNSAGRRKISIVTKIYEFLSQSFKYTGMYLSHLTHNDPLFYLSRIAGTFYNKLIQQH; encoded by the coding sequence ATGGCAACTAAAATAAGTGTTATCATACCGACATACACTCCCAAGGATTATCTTTGGGAATGTTTAGGAAGTCTTGAGAATCAAACTTTATCAAAGGATGAGTTTGAGGTAATCCTCGTGCTCAATGGTGAAAGAGAACCTTATGAAAGCTTGATTCGCAAGAAACTGCCAGAATACTCCTTTACCAGCACACTGCTTTACTCTACTCCAAATGGAGTATCTAGAGCTCGAAATCTTGGAATGGAAAAAGCACAAGGCTGCTATATCTGTTTCATTGATGATGATGACTGGGTATCAGACAACTATCTGGAAGAGTTGCTTTCTAAAGCATGTGACAACGGAATTGTTGAAGCCAATGTGAAAGCAGTGAATAAGGAAACAGGAGAAGAAAGTGAACAGCATTTTCTGAGTCGTGCATACAGAAACTATCAACCGGCAAAGGAATCAAGTCGCTATTCCAATCGCAGTTTTTTCTCGTCAGCATGTTGCAAACTGCTTCCTAAAGAATGTATAAACGGACAACGTTTCGACACAAATATCAAACGTGGTGAAGACTCCATATTCATGTATGGAATATCCTGGAAGATCAAACATGTAAAAGTAGCCGCACCTACTTGCATATACTATATCAGAAAGAGAAATAATTCTGCAGGAAGACGTAAAATCAGCATTGTGACCAAGATATATGAATTCCTATCTCAAAGTTTCAAATATACAGGCATGTACTTGAGTCATCTAACTCATAACGACCCTTTATTCTATCTAAGTAGAATAGCAGGAACTTTTTATAATAAACTGATACAGCAACATTAA
- a CDS encoding ATP-grasp fold amidoligase family protein: MIHPTSSKGGRILFAPAIGLCHFLGKHNPELLLKIRYFLTFKKKLNLKNPQDLNEKILWAKLYSDTTQWTILADKYKVRDYVEQKGLGNCLVKLYGAWDNVNDFDFDQLPENFILKANNGDGKGTNKAVRGKSTLPIAQKAAIVKTIDEWLHRKNIGLLHVEPHYKEIHPMVIAEELLPTPKGESTLIDYKLWCFNGKVHYILICSDRSGNGAKVHLMLYDREWNACPQYSIFSSGYPKGKIMPKPKNLEKMIEVAEKLSQGFPELRVDLYNLNPEDENGKIYFGELTFTSLGGLMTYFTPEFLKKAGALFSIKDFKKKV, from the coding sequence ATGATACATCCAACATCAAGTAAAGGAGGAAGAATTCTCTTTGCTCCTGCTATTGGTTTATGTCATTTTTTGGGAAAGCACAATCCCGAATTGCTTCTAAAGATAAGATATTTTCTCACCTTTAAGAAAAAACTGAATTTAAAAAATCCCCAGGATCTCAATGAAAAGATTCTGTGGGCAAAATTGTATTCAGACACGACCCAGTGGACAATCCTTGCCGATAAATACAAGGTAAGAGATTATGTTGAGCAAAAAGGTCTCGGCAACTGTCTTGTCAAACTCTACGGAGCTTGGGACAACGTGAACGACTTCGACTTTGACCAACTGCCAGAGAATTTTATTCTCAAGGCAAATAATGGCGACGGAAAAGGTACCAATAAAGCCGTAAGAGGTAAAAGTACCCTACCCATTGCCCAGAAGGCTGCTATTGTGAAGACCATAGATGAATGGTTACACCGCAAGAACATAGGACTGCTTCATGTAGAACCTCATTACAAGGAAATCCATCCGATGGTCATTGCAGAAGAACTGCTCCCTACACCGAAGGGCGAATCTACATTAATTGATTATAAACTATGGTGTTTTAATGGCAAAGTTCACTATATTCTGATATGTTCCGACCGTTCTGGCAATGGAGCCAAAGTTCACTTAATGCTCTATGACAGAGAGTGGAATGCGTGCCCACAATATTCTATATTCAGTTCCGGCTATCCTAAAGGTAAAATTATGCCAAAGCCTAAAAACTTGGAGAAAATGATAGAGGTAGCAGAAAAGCTATCCCAGGGATTCCCTGAGTTGAGAGTTGACTTATACAATTTGAATCCGGAAGACGAGAATGGAAAGATTTACTTTGGAGAGTTAACGTTCACATCACTCGGAGGACTGATGACTTACTTTACTCCTGAGTTTTTGAAAAAGGCGGGTGCCTTGTTTAGCATAAAAGATTTCAAAAAGAAAGTTTAA